From one Burkholderia pyrrocinia genomic stretch:
- a CDS encoding alpha/beta fold hydrolase, whose translation MNMRIEPSVLANPDLQFATLSSGISLPYVERGSGAPMVFVHGSLCDYRYWDPQLASLSAHYRCIAPSLSHYWPAVEAGIQGEFSWQNHVDELAEFIDALDLGPVHLVGHSRGGSVAFNVARQHPHLVDTLTLADPGGPLQQQGVREAALPAAALALRTKAVNLIGQGDVEAGLEMFVDSVSLPGAWKKSTSRFRTMAIDNASTLPKQLRDPLPAYSQHAAGDIACRTLLIDGQRSPKMFRNNVDTLTQWIGNAQRQTVAGASHGMNAASPAVFNRYVHEFVAA comes from the coding sequence ATGAACATGCGAATCGAGCCGTCCGTGCTCGCGAACCCCGACCTGCAATTTGCGACGCTTTCGTCAGGCATCAGCCTGCCGTATGTCGAGCGGGGCAGCGGCGCGCCGATGGTGTTCGTGCACGGCTCGCTGTGCGACTACCGCTACTGGGATCCGCAGCTCGCGTCGCTGTCGGCCCACTACCGCTGCATCGCGCCGAGCCTCAGCCATTACTGGCCGGCCGTCGAAGCAGGCATCCAGGGCGAGTTCAGCTGGCAGAACCACGTTGACGAGCTCGCCGAATTCATCGACGCACTCGATCTCGGCCCCGTGCATCTGGTCGGCCATTCGCGTGGCGGCAGCGTCGCGTTCAACGTCGCGCGCCAGCATCCGCATCTCGTCGACACGCTGACGCTCGCCGATCCGGGCGGCCCGCTGCAGCAGCAGGGCGTGCGCGAAGCCGCGCTGCCGGCCGCCGCGCTCGCGCTGCGCACGAAGGCCGTGAACCTGATCGGGCAAGGCGACGTCGAAGCGGGCCTCGAGATGTTCGTCGATTCCGTGAGCCTGCCCGGCGCGTGGAAGAAAAGCACGTCGCGTTTCCGCACGATGGCGATCGACAACGCAAGCACGCTGCCGAAGCAGTTGCGCGACCCGCTGCCCGCGTACTCGCAGCACGCGGCCGGCGACATCGCGTGCCGCACGCTGCTGATCGACGGCCAGCGCAGCCCGAAGATGTTCCGCAACAACGTCGATACGCTGACGCAGTGGATCGGCAATGCGCAACGGCAGACCGTCGCCGGCGCATCGCACGGGATGAACGCGGCGAGCCCCGCCGTGTTCAACCGTTACGTGCACGAGTTCGTCGCCGCGTAA
- a CDS encoding PACE efflux transporter — protein MQGWKRRIVYVVMFEVLGILIASTVLGVLSGASAETSGLLGVMISTTGVTVNFLYNLAFEAWERRRAATTRTVGRRVLHAIGFQVALVTFLIPLIAWWLDVSLVQAFLFDAVLIVFFPIFTFVYNWSFDSVFGLPDAVTRKAASAA, from the coding sequence ATGCAAGGCTGGAAGCGACGCATAGTCTACGTCGTGATGTTCGAGGTGCTCGGCATCCTGATCGCGTCGACGGTGCTCGGCGTGCTGAGCGGCGCGAGCGCCGAAACGAGCGGCCTGCTGGGCGTGATGATCTCGACGACGGGCGTCACCGTCAATTTCCTGTACAACCTCGCGTTCGAGGCGTGGGAGCGGCGGCGTGCGGCGACGACGCGCACCGTCGGGCGGCGCGTGCTGCACGCAATCGGGTTCCAGGTCGCGCTCGTGACGTTCCTGATCCCGCTGATCGCGTGGTGGCTCGACGTGTCGCTGGTGCAGGCGTTCCTGTTCGACGCGGTGCTGATCGTGTTCTTCCCGATCTTCACGTTCGTGTACAACTGGTCGTTCGACAGCGTGTTCGGGTTGCCGGATGCGGTGACGCGGAAGGCGGCATCGGCTGCGTGA
- a CDS encoding sensor histidine kinase: MRANVQKSFKGIPWWGWASAAVLYVGVAGAAVDFAWERAIDALEETGAHRLDLYASSLKSELGRFEILPGLVARQDGVRAMLKAAPHDAPELVHTVNTYLEAVNRDAGSGAVDVIDLQGEVIAASNWNETLSFVGTNVSYRPYFKDALARGSGRFFGIGTNTGVPGVYFASAVRDDGVPIGVAAVKISVDSLESAWRAPGVAAMVVDRNGVVVISTEPEWKFTALRPITAQQQRDIQASRQYAGRTVDALPYRRIGDRNAAAWFGTFPDPRRAGHNTRYLVMSRPAPQAGDSLMVLLDIAGARRQQQTAFVFVTGAFLIAALLAGYAIQRRRAIVARLNAQDALRRANDRLELTVAQRTAALTAANEQMQREIVERERTEQRLRDSQQEVVHAGKLAVLGQMAAGLTHELNQPLVAIRTLCDNARTFFERGQPAPAYANLERIGKLVDSMAVLTGELKTFARKPDVERVAVSLNEAVAHARLIYDARIRDEGVRLDVNIAPGTAVSAESSQLQQVIVNLLGNALDAVHDAPVRRIVIEAAGPDEAGRVRFTIADSGAGIAPEVLPHLFEPFVTTKPRGQGLGLGLAITSRIVEAFGAKIAATNRDEGGAQFSIEFAAATLQRTEHGR, translated from the coding sequence ATGAGGGCGAACGTGCAGAAGAGCTTCAAGGGAATCCCGTGGTGGGGCTGGGCGTCGGCCGCCGTGCTGTATGTCGGCGTGGCGGGCGCGGCCGTCGATTTCGCGTGGGAACGTGCGATCGACGCGCTCGAGGAAACCGGCGCGCACCGGCTCGACCTGTATGCGTCGAGCCTGAAGAGCGAGCTCGGCCGCTTCGAGATCCTGCCCGGGCTGGTCGCGCGGCAGGACGGCGTGCGCGCGATGCTGAAGGCCGCGCCGCACGACGCGCCCGAGCTCGTGCACACGGTGAACACGTACCTCGAAGCCGTGAACCGCGACGCGGGCAGCGGCGCGGTCGACGTGATCGACCTGCAAGGCGAGGTGATCGCCGCCAGCAACTGGAACGAGACGCTCAGCTTCGTCGGCACCAACGTGTCGTACCGGCCGTACTTCAAGGACGCGCTCGCGCGCGGCAGCGGCCGCTTCTTCGGCATCGGCACCAACACGGGCGTGCCGGGCGTCTACTTCGCCAGCGCGGTGCGCGACGACGGCGTGCCGATCGGCGTCGCCGCCGTGAAGATCAGCGTCGATTCGCTCGAATCGGCATGGCGCGCGCCGGGCGTCGCCGCGATGGTCGTCGACCGCAACGGCGTTGTCGTGATCTCGACCGAACCCGAATGGAAATTCACCGCGCTGCGCCCGATCACCGCGCAGCAGCAGCGCGACATCCAGGCGTCGCGGCAATACGCGGGCCGCACCGTCGACGCGCTGCCGTACCGCCGCATCGGCGACCGCAACGCGGCCGCGTGGTTCGGCACGTTCCCCGATCCGCGCCGCGCCGGCCACAACACACGCTATCTGGTGATGTCGCGACCCGCGCCGCAGGCCGGCGATTCGCTGATGGTGCTGCTCGACATCGCGGGCGCGCGGCGCCAGCAGCAGACGGCGTTCGTGTTCGTCACGGGCGCGTTCCTGATCGCCGCGCTGCTGGCCGGCTACGCGATCCAGCGCCGCCGCGCGATCGTCGCAAGGCTGAACGCGCAGGACGCGCTGCGCCGCGCGAACGACCGGCTCGAACTGACCGTCGCGCAGCGCACGGCCGCGCTGACGGCCGCGAACGAGCAGATGCAGCGCGAGATCGTCGAGCGCGAGCGCACCGAGCAGCGGCTGCGCGATTCGCAGCAGGAAGTCGTGCACGCGGGCAAGCTCGCGGTGCTCGGGCAGATGGCCGCCGGCCTCACGCACGAGCTGAACCAGCCGCTCGTCGCGATCCGCACGCTGTGCGACAACGCGCGCACGTTCTTCGAGCGCGGCCAGCCGGCGCCGGCGTATGCCAATCTCGAACGGATCGGCAAGCTCGTCGACAGCATGGCGGTGCTCACCGGCGAGCTGAAGACCTTCGCGCGCAAGCCCGACGTCGAGCGCGTCGCGGTGTCGCTGAACGAGGCCGTCGCGCATGCGCGGCTCATCTACGACGCGCGGATCCGCGACGAAGGCGTGCGGCTCGACGTGAACATCGCGCCCGGCACGGCGGTGTCGGCCGAATCGAGCCAGTTGCAGCAGGTGATCGTGAACCTGCTCGGCAACGCGCTCGACGCGGTGCACGACGCGCCCGTGCGCCGCATCGTCATCGAAGCGGCCGGGCCGGACGAAGCCGGCCGCGTGCGCTTCACGATCGCCGACAGCGGCGCCGGCATCGCGCCCGAGGTGCTGCCGCACCTGTTCGAGCCGTTCGTCACGACCAAGCCGCGCGGCCAGGGCCTCGGGCTCGGCCTCGCGATCACGTCGCGCATCGTCGAGGCGTTCGGCGCGAAGATCGCCGCGACGAACCGCGACGAAGGCGGCGCGCAGTTCAGTATCGAATTCGCGGCGGCGACGCTGCAAAGGACAGAGCATGGAAGATGA
- a CDS encoding sigma-54-dependent transcriptional regulator produces MEDEIRVLVVEDDENVRIGVEQAVALAGFPVDAFASAADALAHVAPGAPVVIVSDVRMPGIDGLQLLDRVMAVDAQIPVVLISGHADISTAVGAMQVGAYDFIEKPFSSDVIAGRVARAVEKRRLTLEVQGLRAALNNWQGIEAFVLGKSPAMADVRKKILRLADTSVSVLISGETGTGKELIARSLHDFGGRRDAHFVALNCGGLPEQIFESELFGHEAGAFTGAIKKRIGKIEWAHGGTLFLDEIETMPIPLQIKMLRVLQERVVERLGANELIPVDCRVVAASKADLAELAADGRFRADLLYRLNVAQIELPPLRERREDVPLLFEHFVLAAARRFGQPAPVVTAAQVSELMTHAWPGNVRELQNVADRFVLGLTGDSLLSSGDAPAVGGTLAEQLAYFERMLIEDMLQRHHGNVADASVALGMPKKTLYHKLRNLRIPARGDAAADGGE; encoded by the coding sequence ATGGAAGATGAGATTCGGGTGCTGGTCGTCGAGGACGATGAAAACGTCCGGATCGGCGTCGAGCAAGCCGTCGCGCTCGCCGGGTTCCCGGTCGACGCGTTCGCGTCGGCCGCCGACGCGCTCGCGCACGTCGCGCCCGGCGCGCCGGTGGTGATCGTGTCGGACGTGCGGATGCCGGGCATCGACGGGCTGCAGTTGCTAGACCGCGTGATGGCTGTCGATGCGCAGATCCCGGTCGTGCTGATCAGCGGCCACGCGGATATCTCGACGGCCGTCGGCGCGATGCAGGTCGGCGCGTACGACTTCATCGAGAAGCCGTTCTCGTCGGACGTGATCGCCGGCCGCGTCGCACGCGCGGTCGAGAAGCGCCGCCTGACGCTCGAGGTGCAGGGGCTGCGCGCGGCGCTCAACAACTGGCAGGGCATCGAGGCGTTCGTGCTCGGGAAGTCGCCCGCGATGGCCGACGTGCGCAAGAAGATCCTGCGCCTCGCCGATACATCGGTGTCAGTGCTGATCAGCGGCGAAACCGGCACTGGCAAGGAACTGATCGCGCGCAGCCTGCACGACTTCGGCGGCCGGCGCGATGCGCATTTCGTCGCGCTGAACTGCGGCGGCCTGCCCGAGCAGATCTTCGAGAGCGAACTGTTCGGCCACGAGGCCGGCGCGTTCACCGGCGCGATCAAGAAGCGCATCGGCAAGATCGAATGGGCGCACGGCGGCACGCTGTTCCTCGACGAGATCGAGACGATGCCGATACCGCTGCAGATCAAGATGCTGCGCGTGCTGCAGGAGCGCGTGGTCGAACGGCTCGGCGCGAACGAGCTGATTCCGGTCGACTGCCGCGTGGTGGCCGCGTCGAAGGCCGATCTCGCCGAACTCGCGGCCGACGGGCGCTTTCGGGCGGATCTTCTGTATCGCCTCAACGTCGCGCAGATCGAGCTGCCGCCGCTGCGCGAGCGGCGCGAAGACGTGCCGCTGCTGTTCGAGCATTTCGTGCTCGCGGCCGCGCGGCGCTTCGGGCAGCCGGCGCCAGTCGTCACGGCTGCGCAGGTGTCCGAACTGATGACGCACGCATGGCCCGGCAACGTGCGCGAACTGCAGAACGTGGCCGACCGCTTCGTGCTCGGACTGACCGGCGACAGCCTGCTGTCGTCGGGCGACGCGCCGGCGGTGGGCGGCACGCTCGCGGAACAGCTCGCGTATTTCGAACGGATGCTGATCGAGGACATGCTGCAGCGTCACCACGGCAACGTTGCGGACGCAAGCGTCGCGCTCGGCATGCCGAAGAAGACGCTCTATCACAAGCTGCGCAATCTGCGGATTCCCGCGCGCGGCGACGCGGCGGCCGACGGCGGCGAATGA
- a CDS encoding DUF3579 domain-containing protein, giving the protein MDRIEVSEHGRIHGHLIRGVTRARKTFRPSDWPERLAGVITLFVGERRPGYPCALSRLAMPVVDGGAKCLFVSDELRGVCADAFDFAMQFAADNDLPVEVQTAPALAVR; this is encoded by the coding sequence ATGGATCGCATCGAAGTCTCCGAACACGGCCGCATCCACGGCCACCTGATCCGCGGCGTCACGCGCGCGCGGAAGACCTTCCGCCCGAGCGACTGGCCCGAACGCCTCGCGGGCGTCATCACGCTGTTCGTCGGGGAACGGCGGCCCGGCTATCCGTGCGCGCTGTCGCGGCTTGCGATGCCGGTCGTCGACGGCGGCGCAAAATGCCTGTTCGTGTCGGACGAATTGCGCGGCGTATGCGCGGACGCGTTCGACTTCGCGATGCAGTTCGCGGCCGACAACGACCTCCCGGTCGAGGTTCAGACTGCGCCTGCGTTGGCGGTGCGTTGA